A window of Castanea sativa cultivar Marrone di Chiusa Pesio chromosome 1, ASM4071231v1 contains these coding sequences:
- the LOC142627360 gene encoding uncharacterized protein LOC142627360 encodes MCRAFPTTLKGPARDWYSKLTPNSIGTFKELGAQFVSHFIESHRYKKSTACLMNIRQRENETLRSYIAHFNKEALSIDEVDDKIHVAAFTNGLRKGKFLFSLYKNNPKTMSEVFYRATKYMNAEDALLAREEKPRKKGRQEDVHSDRGQKKVRAEEQRDDRRLRPLAGKFTSFTPLTAPIDQVLMQIKDEGALTFPGKLKKDPNKRSRDKYCRFHQDHGHDTVDCYDLKQQIEALIRRGRLQRFVNKERVDPPQNQAPRRDNDRPKQPIGDIRMIVGGTMTAGSSKKARKTYLRMVQNIQMTSSTPKMSRIDNPPIGFSEEDARRLHHPHDDALVITIQAGDYNIHRVLVDNGSSADILYYPAFQQMGIKRE; translated from the coding sequence atgtgtagggcttttcccaccacattgAAAGGTCCTGCGAGGGACTGGTACAGCaagctgacgcctaattccatcggcactttcaAAGAATTAGGTGCGCaattcgtatcacactttatcgagAGTCATCGGTATAAGAAGTCTACCGCATGTCTGATGAACATTAGACAACGAGAAAACGAGActttaagatcatacatagctcactttaacaaggaagccctctcaaTAGACGAGGTGGATGACAAGATACATGTAGCggcattcacaaacgggctgcGGAAAggtaagttcctgttttctctgtATAAGAAcaacccaaagactatgtccgaagtATTTTACAGGGCaaccaagtacatgaacgcgGAAGATGCGTTACTGGCTAGAGAGGAAAAGCCTAGAAAAAAGGGGAGACAGGAAGACGTACACTCGGATAGGGGGCAAAAGAAGGTTAGAGCTGAAGAACAACGGGATGATCGGCGCCTTAGACCACTTGCGGGAAAATTCACAAGCTTCACTCCCCTAACCGCTCCTATCGATCAGGTActgatgcagattaaagatgaagGAGCCTTGACTTTTCCCGGTAAGCTGAAAAAGGATCCCAACAAGAGGTCAAGGGACaaatactgccgttttcatcaaGATCATGGCCATGACACTGTTGACTGCTACgacttgaagcagcaaatagaagctcttattAGACGAGGAAGGCTGCAGAGGTTCGTCAACAAGGAGAGGGTAGACCCGCCACAGAATCAAGCTCCTCGACGAGACAACGATCGCCCCAAGCAACCCATAGGAgatataaggatgattgtagggggcaccaTGACCGCCGGGTCATCAaagaaagcccgaaagacatacCTCAGAATGGTTCAGAACATCCAGATGACAAGTTCCACGCCCAAAATGTCGCGGATTGACAATCCCCCCATTGGATTCTCAGAAGAAGATGCACGGCGTCTTCACCATCCCCATGATGACGCGCTGGTCATCACCATACAGGCAGGAGACTATAACATACACCGAGTCCTCGTCGACAACGGCAGTTCAGcagacatcctctactaccccgctTTCCAACAAATGGGGATTAAAAGGGAATGA